From a region of the Trichocoleus sp. genome:
- a CDS encoding lysophospholipid acyltransferase family protein, whose protein sequence is MATGAGTPKLETFALPLSPMPQRSRPFYPPKLNRPFVWSLQKIAPWLVRWQSQVELLISSDPTVPLEMLKSQSCLLVCNHPSFHDPKALFLLSSRLEEPFYYLTAYEQFKGLQGWFYQRLGAYSIRRGLADRDSISQTLELLQQPACKLVIFPEGGCSFQNDTVMPFRSGAIQMALQAMVRQVKQGHAVPDLYVIPVSLKYRYTGRMTPVIRRTLKRLEEKLGLPAKGDLYQRLRLVAEAVLIHCEQETKLEPAQGQNWNQRILNLKAEILDRCEARLSLTPTTGEPNRERVYRILNALNTKPNIALDNGIDTWDVMFRAVMRVLNFDAIYDGYVAAKPTPERFLDTLIRLEREVFQIDQPPAKGHRQAFLRVGAPVNLKDYFAAYKTDRTTTVSELTQQIQQTVQNNLDTLAEATARGISW, encoded by the coding sequence GTGGCTACCGGGGCAGGAACTCCTAAACTGGAGACATTTGCTTTGCCGTTGTCACCCATGCCACAACGATCGCGCCCTTTTTACCCACCCAAGCTCAACCGTCCTTTTGTTTGGAGTCTCCAAAAGATTGCACCCTGGCTGGTTCGTTGGCAGTCGCAGGTAGAATTGCTGATTAGCTCTGATCCAACGGTGCCGCTGGAAATGCTGAAGTCACAATCCTGCCTTTTGGTTTGCAACCACCCTAGCTTTCACGATCCCAAGGCATTGTTTCTTCTGTCATCCAGGTTAGAAGAACCTTTTTACTATCTAACTGCCTATGAGCAGTTTAAGGGGCTGCAGGGCTGGTTTTATCAGCGGCTCGGAGCTTATTCAATCCGACGGGGATTAGCCGATCGAGACAGCATTTCCCAAACGCTAGAACTCCTGCAACAGCCTGCCTGTAAACTTGTCATTTTTCCCGAAGGCGGCTGTTCTTTTCAAAATGATACTGTGATGCCGTTCCGCTCTGGAGCAATTCAGATGGCACTTCAGGCAATGGTGCGTCAGGTAAAGCAGGGTCATGCTGTTCCTGACCTTTATGTCATTCCCGTTAGCCTCAAATATCGCTATACCGGTAGAATGACCCCCGTGATCAGACGGACTCTGAAGCGGTTGGAAGAGAAGCTTGGATTACCTGCCAAAGGCGACTTATATCAGCGGTTGCGACTGGTGGCTGAGGCAGTGCTGATCCACTGTGAGCAAGAAACCAAACTAGAGCCTGCCCAAGGCCAGAACTGGAACCAGCGTATTCTCAACTTAAAAGCGGAAATTCTCGATCGCTGTGAAGCACGCTTAAGCCTGACCCCAACCACAGGAGAACCGAACCGGGAGCGCGTCTACCGAATTTTGAATGCGCTCAATACGAAGCCAAATATCGCCCTGGACAATGGCATTGATACCTGGGATGTCATGTTTCGAGCCGTGATGCGTGTCTTAAACTTTGATGCAATTTATGATGGCTACGTTGCCGCCAAGCCGACCCCTGAACGCTTTCTGGATACGTTAATCCGTCTGGAACGCGAGGTCTTTCAAATTGACCAGCCTCCTGCGAAGGGACACCGACAGGCATTTTTGCGAGTTGGCGCCCCTGTGAACCTGAAAGACTACTTTGCAGCCTATAAAACCGATCGCACAACCACCGTCAGCGAACTCACGCAACAGATTCAGCAGACCGTGCAGAACAACCTGGATACTCTAGCAGAAGCTACCGCAAGAGGTATTTCATGGTGA
- a CDS encoding O-acetyl-ADP-ribose deacetylase yields the protein MFDKLSIVLGDITQQSIDAIVNAANHSLLGGGGVDGAIHRAAGSKLLEECRKLNGCATGEAKITHGYNLPAKWVIHTVGPVWQGGDRNEDELLAQCYRNSLQLARQYQIQTIAFPAISTGIYGFPLERATLIALTEVAQFVQVHPSIEVVRFVCFSQSAYDCYFSALESLKANLQQN from the coding sequence ATGTTCGACAAACTCTCGATCGTCCTGGGTGATATTACGCAGCAGTCAATTGATGCGATCGTCAATGCGGCGAATCATTCCCTATTAGGAGGTGGCGGCGTAGATGGGGCAATTCATCGGGCAGCTGGATCAAAACTGCTAGAAGAGTGTCGAAAACTCAACGGCTGTGCGACTGGCGAGGCAAAAATCACCCACGGCTACAATCTACCTGCAAAGTGGGTCATTCATACCGTAGGTCCAGTTTGGCAAGGTGGCGATCGAAATGAAGATGAGCTGTTGGCACAGTGTTATCGCAACAGTCTGCAATTAGCCAGGCAATACCAGATTCAGACGATCGCTTTTCCGGCAATTAGTACCGGGATCTATGGCTTTCCGCTGGAGCGTGCTACCCTCATTGCCTTAACCGAAGTTGCTCAATTCGTTCAAGTCCACCCGTCAATTGAGGTCGTTCGGTTTGTCTGCTTCAGTCAATCTGCCTATGACTGCTACTTCAGTGCTCTAGAATCCCTCAAAGCCAACCTTCAACAAAATTAA
- a CDS encoding histidine phosphatase family protein → MSLKLYFLRHGETPYSQTGGYCGHIDPDLTPEGMLMAQAFADTYRSTPWAAVYASPMKRTIATAKPLCEALGIEMQLRDGLKEIRYGEWEGQTVDYVKANFGEAYIRWLTEPAWNPPTGGETAVQISSRAALVIAEIEANHADGNVLVVSHKATIRIILCSLLGIDIGRYRDRINALAGSVSVVKFDVHGPMLEILGDRAYMGEALQNRPGT, encoded by the coding sequence ATGAGCCTAAAACTCTATTTTCTTCGCCATGGGGAAACTCCTTATAGCCAAACGGGGGGCTATTGCGGTCATATTGACCCTGACCTGACGCCCGAAGGGATGCTGATGGCACAAGCCTTTGCAGATACCTATCGCTCCACCCCGTGGGCTGCGGTTTATGCTAGCCCAATGAAGCGCACGATCGCTACAGCAAAACCGCTCTGTGAGGCGCTCGGTATAGAAATGCAGTTGCGCGATGGGCTAAAAGAAATTCGCTATGGCGAATGGGAAGGTCAAACGGTAGATTATGTCAAAGCCAACTTTGGCGAAGCCTATATACGATGGCTAACTGAGCCTGCCTGGAACCCCCCGACCGGGGGCGAAACTGCGGTACAAATTTCCAGCCGTGCTGCTCTGGTAATTGCTGAAATTGAGGCAAATCATGCTGACGGTAATGTGCTGGTCGTGTCACACAAAGCCACAATCCGCATCATTCTTTGTAGTTTGCTGGGCATTGATATCGGACGCTACCGAGATCGGATCAATGCATTGGCAGGGTCAGTGAGTGTGGTTAAGTTTGATGTTCATGGTCCAATGTTGGAGATTCTGGGCGATCGAGCTTACATGGGCGAAGCGCTGCAAAACCGTCCTGGAACCTGA
- a CDS encoding M48 family metallopeptidase, with translation MFNPLDRLSAYLRRRWLYGLIACFTAVSVVVTTPQASQALPWVDLLLRGLQVVQLSTLSDRQEVSLGQQINQALVSQEIKLYPNSAVANYVNQVGQGLAPYSDRSNIPYKFQVVDSSQVNAFATMGGYVYVTTGLLKTADNEAQLASVIGHEIGHIAARHAVKKMREGALQAGLMTAAGLDTNAAVRLGVELALNRPNSRQDEMEADQRGLANLRRSGYAPGAMIAFMEKLLNQGSVPSFLSTHPAVRDRITALNQSIDPASGNVGKGLDNAAYRTKVSAIR, from the coding sequence ATGTTCAACCCTCTCGATCGCCTTTCTGCTTATTTGCGTCGTCGTTGGCTATATGGTCTAATTGCTTGCTTCACCGCAGTCAGCGTGGTTGTCACGACACCCCAAGCGTCTCAGGCTTTACCTTGGGTAGATTTGCTGCTGCGGGGGTTACAAGTTGTTCAGCTTTCCACCTTGTCCGATCGCCAGGAAGTGTCACTCGGTCAGCAAATTAATCAAGCATTAGTGAGTCAAGAGATCAAGCTCTATCCCAACTCAGCGGTTGCAAACTATGTGAATCAGGTCGGGCAGGGGTTAGCTCCCTACAGCGATCGATCCAACATCCCCTATAAGTTTCAAGTGGTTGATAGCAGTCAGGTCAACGCTTTTGCCACGATGGGTGGCTATGTCTATGTCACTACTGGGCTACTCAAAACTGCCGACAACGAGGCCCAGCTTGCCAGCGTCATTGGCCATGAAATCGGACATATTGCGGCTCGTCATGCAGTGAAGAAGATGCGAGAGGGGGCACTCCAGGCTGGTTTGATGACGGCAGCTGGACTTGATACTAATGCAGCAGTGCGCTTAGGTGTAGAACTGGCTTTAAACCGTCCGAATAGCCGCCAAGATGAAATGGAAGCGGATCAACGAGGATTAGCCAACCTCCGCCGTTCTGGTTATGCTCCCGGAGCCATGATCGCCTTTATGGAAAAGCTGTTGAATCAAGGCTCGGTGCCCTCCTTCCTCAGCACTCACCCAGCAGTCCGCGATCGAATTACTGCCCTGAATCAATCGATCGATCCCGCGAGCGGAAACGTCGGCAAGGGCTTAGATAATGCTGCCTATCGAACCAAAGTGAGCGCGATTCGCTAG
- a CDS encoding DUF4330 domain-containing protein, translating into MAILDSKGRLFGKISILDLGAGLVILLAVFGLFLLPGSGGSVAQVGSATKPIEVDVIVRGLTVRDPAALVQSLQDEKKTNIIIRNQPYGQVDVLNVQQLPRTVAVPQPDGSVKPFPDPRPELNYTVDMMVTLGGNAQVVDDGPVLGNTKIKVGTPLELEGLTYRFNAPVIGVRIKDK; encoded by the coding sequence ATGGCTATCTTAGATTCTAAGGGTCGATTATTCGGCAAAATCAGCATTCTGGACTTAGGTGCGGGTCTGGTGATTCTGCTTGCTGTCTTTGGTTTGTTCCTGCTACCGGGAAGTGGTGGATCAGTGGCGCAAGTCGGTTCTGCAACGAAGCCGATCGAAGTAGATGTGATTGTCCGAGGATTAACAGTGCGTGACCCTGCGGCCTTAGTTCAATCGCTTCAGGACGAGAAGAAGACAAACATTATTATTCGGAATCAGCCTTACGGACAGGTGGATGTGCTGAACGTTCAGCAGTTGCCTCGCACCGTTGCTGTCCCCCAACCTGATGGTTCTGTGAAGCCCTTTCCCGACCCTCGCCCCGAATTGAACTACACAGTAGACATGATGGTGACGCTGGGTGGGAATGCCCAGGTTGTGGATGATGGTCCTGTTTTAGGCAATACCAAAATTAAAGTTGGGACGCCGCTGGAGCTAGAGGGATTGACCTATCGCTTTAATGCGCCTGTCATTGGCGTGAGAATTAAAGATAAGTAA
- a CDS encoding NAD(P)/FAD-dependent oxidoreductase — protein MIDRTEPVHQVVIIGGGFGGLYAAKELGDAPVQVTLIDKRNFHLFQPLLYQVATGTLSPADISSPLRGILSRNKNTHVLMEEVIDIDPDRQVVIMPGLEQPYDTLIVATGVSHHYFGNDQWRSTAPGLKTVEDALEIRRRIFMAFEAAEKETDPEKRRAWMNFVIVGGGPTGVELAGAIAELAHHSLIKDFRNINTKDAEILLLEGMDRILPPYSPELSEKAALSLEKLGVTVRTKTLVTNIENDVVTAKQGETIEQIPARTVLWAAGVKASAMGEVLQQRAGASLDRSGRVIVESDLSIPGHPNILVIGDLAHYAHQEGKPLPGVAPVAMQQGQYVARLIPQQLQGQTLPAFSYSDFGSLAVIGQNEAVVDLGFIKFSGFFAWIVWVVAHIYYLIEFDNKLIVMIQWGWNYFTRSRGARLITGEATLMEVDIDTAGEYHVPEHSKSPVKA, from the coding sequence ATGATCGATCGCACCGAGCCTGTTCATCAGGTAGTCATTATTGGGGGTGGCTTTGGTGGATTATATGCAGCGAAAGAGTTAGGCGATGCGCCTGTTCAAGTCACGCTGATTGATAAGCGGAACTTTCATTTGTTTCAGCCGTTGCTCTATCAAGTAGCAACCGGAACCCTTTCTCCAGCAGATATTTCTTCGCCTTTACGGGGCATCCTCAGCCGCAACAAAAATACGCATGTGTTGATGGAAGAAGTGATCGACATTGATCCCGATCGCCAAGTCGTGATCATGCCAGGGTTGGAGCAGCCTTACGATACGCTGATTGTGGCAACTGGCGTCAGCCATCACTATTTCGGCAATGATCAGTGGCGATCGACTGCACCCGGACTGAAAACCGTAGAAGATGCCTTGGAAATTCGCCGCCGCATTTTTATGGCATTTGAAGCCGCTGAGAAAGAGACTGATCCCGAAAAACGGCGTGCCTGGATGAATTTTGTGATCGTTGGAGGGGGTCCAACTGGGGTGGAACTGGCAGGGGCGATCGCTGAACTGGCGCACCACAGTTTGATCAAAGATTTCCGCAACATCAACACAAAGGATGCCGAAATTCTGCTGCTTGAAGGCATGGATCGAATTCTGCCGCCCTACTCACCTGAACTTTCTGAGAAAGCTGCTCTATCGCTAGAAAAGCTTGGTGTAACGGTGCGGACGAAAACCCTTGTTACCAATATCGAAAATGATGTTGTGACGGCAAAGCAAGGAGAGACGATCGAACAAATCCCAGCGCGAACCGTTTTATGGGCAGCGGGAGTGAAGGCATCGGCAATGGGTGAGGTGCTACAACAGCGAGCCGGGGCATCGCTCGATCGATCGGGTCGAGTCATTGTCGAATCTGATCTGAGCATTCCCGGACATCCAAATATTCTCGTCATCGGGGACTTAGCGCATTACGCCCATCAAGAGGGCAAACCCTTACCCGGAGTTGCGCCTGTGGCCATGCAGCAGGGTCAGTATGTGGCGCGGCTGATCCCCCAACAACTTCAAGGACAAACCTTACCTGCCTTTAGCTATTCTGATTTTGGTAGTCTGGCAGTGATTGGGCAAAACGAAGCGGTGGTTGACTTAGGCTTCATCAAGTTTTCAGGCTTCTTTGCCTGGATTGTCTGGGTAGTTGCCCATATTTATTACCTGATTGAGTTTGACAATAAGCTGATCGTGATGATCCAGTGGGGCTGGAACTATTTCACGCGCAGTCGTGGTGCCAGACTGATCACCGGGGAGGCAACCCTGATGGAAGTCGATATTGATACGGCTGGAGAATACCACGTCCCTGAGCACTCTAAATCCCCTGTTAAGGCATAA
- a CDS encoding aminotransferase class V-fold PLP-dependent enzyme produces the protein MRQTCYNSDRLSHPCFMTQAVSSRFNLADLDQYRQQFPSLQTKTYFNYGGQGPMPQRAIDAIAQAHQQIQAIGPFSGEANRWIMQEEQKTRETIAAELNVEPATITLTEDVTVGCNIALWGIDWRAGDHLLLSDCEHPGVIAAAQEIQRRFDIEITTCPLLSTLNGGDPIAVIQQALKPTTRMVAISHVLWNTGQVLPLKEIAAVCHAHPTLSVPVLLMVDAAQSVGMLPLHLAELDVDFYAFTGHKWFCGAAGIGGLYVRPQALESLNPTFVGWRSITKDAKGNPTGWQPDGRRFEIATSDYALYAGLREAIDLHRSWGTTEARYQRILDLSRYLWEKLQEIPLVTCLRTAPPDSGLVSFQLTPQERGIHARLAQFLEQQGLLLRTILDPDCVRACVHYFTLEAEIDRLIEKIQQFQ, from the coding sequence ATGCGACAAACTTGTTACAATTCCGATCGCCTCTCCCATCCCTGCTTTATGACGCAAGCTGTCTCCTCTCGGTTCAACCTGGCTGACCTTGACCAATACCGTCAGCAATTTCCATCCCTGCAAACCAAGACTTACTTTAACTATGGCGGTCAGGGACCCATGCCCCAACGGGCGATCGATGCGATTGCTCAAGCCCACCAGCAGATTCAAGCGATCGGTCCTTTTTCAGGGGAAGCAAATCGCTGGATCATGCAGGAAGAACAGAAGACGCGAGAGACGATCGCTGCTGAGTTGAACGTAGAGCCTGCCACAATAACGCTAACCGAAGATGTGACGGTAGGCTGTAACATTGCGCTTTGGGGGATCGATTGGCGAGCCGGGGATCATTTGCTGCTGTCAGACTGTGAGCATCCGGGGGTGATTGCAGCAGCACAAGAAATTCAGCGACGGTTTGACATTGAAATTACGACCTGTCCACTGTTGTCTACCTTAAATGGAGGCGATCCGATCGCTGTCATTCAGCAAGCCCTGAAACCAACAACGCGCATGGTTGCGATTAGTCATGTCCTCTGGAATACAGGTCAGGTGCTACCGCTCAAGGAAATTGCCGCAGTTTGCCATGCTCACCCAACTCTCAGCGTTCCAGTTTTATTGATGGTAGATGCTGCCCAATCTGTCGGGATGCTGCCGCTCCATCTGGCAGAACTAGACGTCGATTTCTATGCCTTCACGGGTCATAAATGGTTTTGTGGTGCAGCCGGAATTGGGGGACTGTACGTCCGACCGCAAGCGCTAGAAAGTCTCAACCCTACCTTTGTTGGCTGGCGCAGCATTACCAAAGACGCGAAAGGCAACCCAACTGGGTGGCAACCGGATGGTCGTCGGTTTGAAATTGCCACATCGGATTATGCGCTTTATGCCGGACTGCGAGAAGCGATCGACCTGCACCGCTCTTGGGGCACTACCGAAGCCCGCTATCAGCGCATTCTAGATTTGAGCCGCTATCTCTGGGAAAAGCTTCAGGAAATTCCTCTCGTTACTTGTCTCCGAACCGCTCCGCCTGATTCAGGGCTGGTTTCATTTCAACTTACGCCTCAGGAAAGGGGCATTCATGCTCGACTCGCGCAATTCTTAGAACAACAGGGCTTGTTGCTGCGAACCATCCTTGACCCAGACTGTGTTCGAGCTTGCGTTCATTACTTCACATTAGAAGCAGAAATCGATCGCTTGATTGAGAAAATTCAGCAGTTTCAGTAA
- a CDS encoding transaldolase: MAKSLLEQLREMTIVVADTGDIQAIEKFTPRDATTNPSLITAAAQMPEYQEVVDETLKQAKAELGEGATAQEVVTLAFDRLAVAFGLKILQIIPGRVSTEVDARLSYDTEATIAKGREIIAQYGKAGISPDRVLIKIASTWEGIKAAEVLEKEGIHCNLTLLFGLHQAIACAEAGVTLISPFVGRILDWYKKETGRTYAATEDPGVQSVSQVYTYYKKFGYKTEVMGASFRNIGEITELAGCDLLTISPALLAELHSTEADLPRKLDPAKAPDASIDKISIDKDTFDRMHAEDRMAFEKLDEGIKGFTKALETLEQLLAARLARLDSNDSLTHMTEDIFHLYDMDGDGFITREEWLGTDAVFDALDMNKDGKITAEEMGAGLGAVLQLAKVS; the protein is encoded by the coding sequence ATGGCTAAAAGTTTGCTGGAACAATTACGGGAAATGACGATCGTTGTCGCTGATACGGGCGATATCCAAGCGATCGAGAAATTTACCCCTCGCGATGCAACCACTAACCCTTCTCTGATTACCGCAGCGGCGCAGATGCCGGAATATCAGGAAGTTGTTGATGAAACCCTGAAACAAGCGAAGGCTGAACTGGGCGAGGGTGCAACGGCGCAAGAAGTCGTGACGCTGGCATTCGATCGACTGGCAGTTGCATTTGGGCTAAAAATTCTGCAAATTATTCCTGGTCGCGTTTCAACCGAAGTCGATGCTCGTTTGTCTTATGACACTGAAGCAACCATTGCCAAAGGACGCGAAATCATTGCCCAATATGGGAAAGCAGGCATCTCTCCCGATCGAGTGCTGATCAAAATCGCCTCTACCTGGGAAGGCATTAAAGCAGCAGAAGTGCTGGAAAAAGAAGGAATTCACTGCAACTTAACCCTATTGTTTGGGCTACATCAGGCGATCGCTTGTGCCGAAGCAGGGGTAACGCTGATCTCTCCGTTTGTTGGGCGAATTCTGGACTGGTACAAAAAAGAAACTGGACGCACCTACGCTGCCACCGAAGATCCGGGCGTCCAGTCTGTATCTCAGGTTTACACCTACTACAAAAAATTTGGCTACAAAACTGAGGTCATGGGTGCCAGCTTCCGCAATATTGGCGAGATTACAGAACTGGCAGGCTGTGACCTGCTGACCATTTCTCCGGCACTATTGGCAGAACTGCATTCCACTGAAGCTGACCTACCTCGCAAGCTCGATCCGGCAAAGGCGCCTGATGCCTCGATCGACAAAATTTCAATCGACAAAGACACGTTCGATCGGATGCATGCTGAAGATCGAATGGCATTTGAAAAGCTTGACGAAGGGATCAAAGGCTTTACCAAAGCACTCGAAACCCTGGAGCAACTTCTGGCAGCCCGCCTCGCTCGTCTCGACAGCAATGATAGCCTGACCCACATGACCGAGGATATCTTTCATCTCTATGACATGGATGGTGATGGTTTTATTACCCGGGAAGAGTGGCTGGGCACAGATGCCGTTTTCGATGCGCTGGACATGAACAAAGACGGCAAGATCACGGCTGAGGAAATGGGTGCAGGTCTGGGGGCAGTGCTGCAACTGGCAAAAGTAAGCTAG
- a CDS encoding DUF2141 domain-containing protein yields the protein MERSQVLSQASSARTRQSLIVELTGLHNRKGVVNVALFASANGFPSDPNQAIRSGSFPIDAIPFEIELPALPCGRYAITVHHDENMDGQLNCNALGIPKEGIGFSGNPQIWRGVPAFQKAAFDLTPDHNFISITMKYLLR from the coding sequence GTGGAACGTTCCCAAGTCTTGAGTCAAGCCTCTTCTGCCCGGACGCGCCAGAGTTTAATTGTTGAGTTGACTGGGCTTCATAACCGCAAAGGTGTTGTGAACGTTGCTCTATTTGCCAGCGCCAATGGCTTTCCGAGCGATCCGAATCAGGCAATTCGATCGGGCAGCTTTCCAATCGATGCAATTCCCTTTGAAATTGAACTGCCTGCTTTGCCCTGTGGTCGATATGCCATCACCGTTCACCACGACGAAAATATGGATGGTCAGCTCAACTGCAATGCGCTTGGCATTCCCAAAGAAGGAATTGGGTTTTCAGGCAATCCTCAAATTTGGCGAGGGGTGCCTGCTTTCCAAAAAGCTGCCTTTGACCTCACGCCAGACCATAATTTTATCTCTATCACCATGAAATACCTCTTGCGGTAG
- a CDS encoding TM0106 family RecB-like putative nuclease, with product MTANPHRPDCVGAEALPASLVLVSNSPAAAGHLPLLIPDVAEVEQAIWLTDELLFSFQRCHRKAFLEVYGDREQRDPPSDYLLKLRQDSLNHQAEVLAEQPAVKPEYPARDWVAGAAATLALMQQGVDRIAQGILQVTLDNGIWLVSSPNLLVKQPGQSIFGDWIYAPIDIRLGKRPKLDYQIIAAFHAYVLAAVQGAWPETSWLILRRRGAYAVNLPEVLPRMQETLQGCMETLLSEEEPEVFIANNRCDLCYWYSHCYGIAQSQSHLSLLPGVTPSRYTYLKEHHLTTLEDLATADPKRLESLPGFGPHVAHRIIRQARATLHNQALPHQVPPEPIDYPLLSTTELPTAPIELYFDIEAVPEQNLVYLHGVLVVDRLSQTETFHALLGNSQKDEKRVWQEFLDLVWQYPTAPIFHFCPYELQTAKRLAETYGPHSRMDALLRRFVDLHERVTRVAILPVESYALKPIARWVGFDWRDPDANGAQSICWYDQWMQTGDRQYLEAILRYNEDDCRATYWVKNWLVQFCQGG from the coding sequence TTGACTGCTAACCCTCACCGACCTGATTGTGTGGGGGCTGAAGCATTGCCAGCCTCACTGGTTCTAGTGTCCAATTCTCCGGCTGCTGCGGGTCATCTACCGCTTCTGATCCCCGATGTAGCTGAAGTAGAACAAGCCATTTGGCTCACAGACGAGCTTTTGTTTAGCTTCCAGCGATGTCACCGCAAAGCATTTCTGGAGGTTTATGGCGATCGAGAGCAGCGTGATCCACCCAGCGATTATTTGCTCAAGCTGCGGCAAGACAGTCTTAATCATCAGGCGGAAGTGTTAGCAGAACAACCTGCCGTGAAACCAGAATATCCGGCTCGGGATTGGGTTGCTGGAGCTGCCGCAACCTTAGCGCTCATGCAGCAGGGGGTCGATCGCATTGCCCAAGGAATTCTGCAAGTGACGCTGGATAATGGCATTTGGCTGGTGAGTTCTCCAAATTTGCTGGTGAAGCAGCCTGGACAGTCTATTTTTGGCGATTGGATTTATGCCCCGATCGACATTCGCCTGGGGAAGCGTCCGAAGCTTGACTATCAGATCATTGCTGCTTTCCATGCCTATGTACTGGCAGCAGTGCAAGGAGCTTGGCCAGAAACCAGTTGGTTAATTCTGCGCCGACGTGGAGCATACGCTGTTAACCTGCCCGAAGTTCTGCCACGGATGCAGGAAACGCTTCAGGGCTGCATGGAAACGCTGCTGAGTGAAGAAGAACCTGAAGTATTCATCGCCAATAATCGCTGTGATCTCTGCTACTGGTACAGTCATTGTTATGGCATCGCCCAGAGCCAATCGCATCTGTCGCTTTTGCCCGGAGTTACGCCCAGCCGCTACACCTATCTAAAAGAGCATCACCTCACCACACTCGAAGACTTAGCCACTGCTGATCCCAAACGGCTCGAATCCTTGCCCGGTTTTGGACCCCACGTCGCTCATCGCATTATTCGCCAAGCCCGCGCCACGCTCCACAATCAGGCACTGCCGCACCAAGTTCCGCCTGAGCCGATCGACTATCCGCTCCTTTCTACTACCGAACTTCCCACTGCCCCAATCGAGCTTTACTTTGATATTGAAGCTGTCCCCGAACAGAATCTCGTTTATTTACATGGCGTTTTAGTCGTCGATCGCCTCAGCCAAACTGAAACCTTCCATGCGCTGCTGGGAAACAGCCAGAAAGATGAAAAACGAGTTTGGCAAGAATTTCTTGATCTGGTCTGGCAATATCCAACTGCGCCAATTTTCCATTTCTGCCCCTACGAACTTCAGACTGCCAAGCGACTCGCCGAAACCTACGGTCCTCATTCTAGGATGGATGCCCTTCTGCGCCGATTTGTCGATCTGCATGAGCGGGTGACTCGTGTTGCCATCCTCCCTGTCGAAAGCTACGCGCTGAAACCGATCGCTCGTTGGGTAGGCTTTGACTGGCGCGACCCTGATGCCAACGGGGCTCAATCCATTTGCTGGTACGACCAGTGGATGCAAACTGGCGATCGACAATATTTAGAAGCAATTCTCCGCTACAACGAAGATGACTGCCGCGCAACTTACTGGGTAAAAAATTGGTTGGTTCAGTTTTGTCAGGGAGGATGA